In the genome of Thermogemmatispora onikobensis, one region contains:
- a CDS encoding PHP domain-containing protein produces MQQRLSEQARIDLHLHTTWSDGRWTAEDLLAHVRERGFKLIAVTDHDRVDTVPQLQHLAKEQGVAVLNGVEISAAWQGQMADVLGYGFDPEQPDLQRLVEQVREGQRANAEEVYAELLGRGYSFPERERLLAPQGNRLRVAGDCGFLLLKHGYVSSWEEALAVIRDAGYREIKADLAAVVEALHRSGGLALIAHPGRGLREPAEFTFYSPELLDRVRAEVAFDGVEVYYPTHGPELEAIYEAYVQRHGLVMSAGSDSHGPPGRLPVGYPAWRCRALLERLGIAVEPEGQAP; encoded by the coding sequence TTGCAGCAACGCCTTTCCGAACAGGCCAGGATCGATCTTCATTTGCACACGACCTGGAGCGATGGGCGCTGGACTGCGGAAGATCTTTTAGCCCACGTCCGCGAGCGAGGCTTTAAATTGATTGCCGTCACGGATCACGACCGGGTGGATACAGTCCCTCAGCTGCAGCATCTGGCGAAGGAGCAGGGGGTGGCCGTCCTCAATGGCGTTGAGATTAGCGCTGCCTGGCAAGGCCAGATGGCCGATGTGCTTGGCTACGGCTTTGATCCTGAGCAGCCGGATCTGCAGCGCCTGGTGGAGCAAGTACGTGAAGGGCAGCGAGCTAACGCAGAGGAGGTTTATGCAGAGCTGCTCGGTCGCGGCTACTCCTTTCCTGAGCGGGAGAGGCTCCTTGCGCCGCAGGGGAACCGGCTGCGAGTCGCTGGCGACTGCGGGTTCCTCCTGCTGAAGCACGGCTATGTCTCCAGTTGGGAAGAGGCCCTCGCCGTGATCCGTGATGCGGGCTATCGGGAGATTAAGGCAGATCTGGCGGCGGTCGTCGAAGCACTCCATCGCAGTGGAGGCCTGGCCCTGATTGCCCACCCGGGCCGCGGCCTGCGTGAGCCGGCGGAGTTCACCTTCTACAGCCCTGAGCTCTTGGATCGGGTGCGGGCGGAGGTCGCCTTCGATGGGGTAGAGGTCTACTATCCCACCCACGGGCCGGAGCTAGAGGCCATCTATGAAGCGTATGTCCAGCGTCATGGACTGGTCATGAGCGCCGGCTCGGATTCGCATGGCCCTCCGGGTCGCCTGCCTGTCGGCTACCCGGCGTGGCGCTGCCGGGCGCTATTGGAGCGGCTAGGAATCGCGGTCGAGCCGGAAGGCCAGGCCCCTTAA